Proteins encoded by one window of Esox lucius isolate fEsoLuc1 chromosome 4, fEsoLuc1.pri, whole genome shotgun sequence:
- the c1qtnf2 gene encoding complement C1q tumor necrosis factor-related protein 2 — MLQMFLIVFMLSMSTCQSQVKTSYPSFKKDRNITIHSSQLVCSLPGPQGPDGNPGAPGSPGTMGPMGTPGNDGLDGRDGEKGERGDKGEQGRQGNPGKPGVKGRSGVVGKHGPRGLKGPRGAPGLAGVRGTKGDPGDLGHTGAPGGCSCNTNSARSAFSVALTKSYPQERLPIQFNRILLNEGNNYNATTGKFVCSVPGIYYFSYDITLSNKHLAIGLVLNGQYKIKTFDGNTGNLDVASGSTVLRLERQDQVWLQIFYSEQNGMFYDPFWTDSLFTGFLIYADQEYLLEADKKANKDSSPSS, encoded by the exons atgctccaaatgtttttgATAGTATTCATGCTATCCATGAGTACCTGCCAGTCCCAGGTAAAGACTTCATACCCCTCATTTAAGAAGGATCGCAACATCACCATTCACTCCTCCCAGCTGGTATGTAGTCTGCCTGGCCCCCAAGGGCCCGATGGCAACCCTGGAGCCCCTGGATCTCCAGGGACCATGGGCCCCATGGGGACCCCAGGAAACGATGGCCTGGACGGCAGAGacggagagaagggggagagaggtgacAAAG gTGAGCAGGGGAGGCAAGGGAACCCAGGTAAACCCGGGGTTAAAGGTCGCAGTGGCGTGGTGGGTAAGCATGGCCCCCGAGGACTAAAGGGCCCACGTGGGGCCCCAGGTCTAGCCGGGGTGCGCGGCACCAAGGGGGACCCAGGGGATTTGGGGCATACGGGAGCTCCTGGGGGCTGCAGCTGCAACACCAACTCAGCCCGGTCTGCCTTCTCTGTAGCCCTTACCAAGAGTTACCCCCAAGAGCGTCTCCCGATCCAGTTCAACCGGATTTTACTGAACGAGGGGAACAACTACAACGCCACCACCGGGAAGTTTGTCTGCTCCGTCCCGGGAATTTACTACTTCTCTTATGACATCACCCTGTCCAATAAGCACCTGGCCATCGGGCTGGTACTCAACGGGCAGTACAAGATCAAAACCTTTGACGGGAACACTGGGAACCTTGACGTGGCGTCCGGTTCCACAGTTCTCCGGCTGGAACGTCAGGACCAGGTGTGGCTGCAGATCTTCTACTCGGAACAGAACGGCATGTTCTACGACCCCTTTTGGACAGATAGTCTTTTTACAGGCTTCCTGATCTATGCAGACCAGGAGTATCTTCTTGAGGCTGATAAGAAAGCCAATAAGGATTCATCACCTTCATCATAA
- the slu7 gene encoding pre-mRNA-splicing factor SLU7, with protein sequence MPEEEVAATASTGAEGVVGLEEPKKMTREDWRKKKELEEQRKLGNAPAEVDEEGKDINPHIPQYISSVPWYIDPSKRPTLKHQRPQEERQKQFSSIEEWYRRGVQEKAPSTKFRKGACENCGALTHKKKDCLERPRKVGAKFTGTGMAPDEHSQISLDLDYDGKRDRWNGYDPEDHMRIVEEYAKVDQAKQTLKSQKLHEELASGKLTDQATSSRKWDDGERTQEQNSEDEDEDKYADDIDMPGQNFDSKRRITVRNLRIREDIAKYLRNLDPDSAYYDPKTRAMRENPYKNTGMVPEDVGFAGDNFVRYSGDTVTMAQTQLFAWEAYEKGSEVHLQADPTKLELLHQSFKVKKEEFKDKQKETILDKYGGEEHLNAPPRELLLAQTEDYVEYSRHGAVLKGLEKAVARSKYEEDVLLQNHTCIWGSYWRDGCWGFKCCHSMVKQSYCTGEAGIKTMSSSACVPFEEGLAQEEEEEPKTLLEMHREKLKEKEKKKKNRKKNKKKHGSDSSDSEDNEEKKKDKLKKALAAEDERVKQVMEMMKVDERKRKYNSLQEIKEPTEEEMEAFRMKRCREDDPMAKFLGLGE encoded by the exons ATGCCGGAGGAAGAGGTTGCAGCAACTGCATCGACTGGCGCCGAAGGGGTGGTCGGTCTGGAGGAGCCCAAGAAGATGACCAGAGAAGactggaggaagaagaaggaatTAGAGGAGCAGAGAAAACTGGGAAATGCTCCTGCTGAGGTGGACGAAGAAGGGAA GGATATCAACCCTCACATCCCTCAGTACATCTCCTCAGTGCCTTGGTACATAGACCCTTCTAAGAGGCCCACCCTAAAGCACCAGAGGCCTCAGGAGGAACGGCAGAAGCAGTTCTCCTCCATTGAGGAGTGGTACAGGAGAGGAGTGCAGGAG AAAGCACCCAGCACCAAGTTCAGGAAGGGCGCATGTGAGAACTGCGGTGCCCTTACGCACAAGAAGAAGGACTGCCTGGAG CGGCCCAGGAAGGTTGGGGCAAAGTTCACTGGTACCGGAATGGCCCCCGACGAACACAGCCAGATCTCTCTGGATTTGGACTACGACGGGAAAAGGGACCGCTGGAACGGTTATGACCCGGAAGATCACATGCGTATCGTGGAGGAGTACGCCAAAGTAGATCAGGCCAAACAAACGCTGAAATCTCAGAAACTCCATGAGGAGCTTGCTTCAGGAAAACTCACAGACCAAGCA ACCTCCTCAAGAAAGTGGGACGACGGCGAACGCACGCAGGAGCAAAACAGCGAGGACGAGGATGAAGACAAGTACGCCGACGACATCGACATGCCGGGGCAGAACTTTGACTCCAAGAGACGTATCACAGTCAGAAACCTGCGTATCAGAGAGGACATCGCTAAG TACTTGAGAAATCTGGATCCTGACTCTGCCTACTACGATCCCAAAACCCGAGCCATGAGGGAGAACCCATACAAGAACACTGGGATGGTGCCTGAAGA TGTGGGCTTTGCCGGAGACAATTTTGTCCGCTACTCTGGAGACACTGTCACCATGGCCCAGACACAGC TGTTTGCGTGGGAGGCCTATGAAAAGGGCTCAGAGGTGCACCTCCAGGCAGACCCAACCAAGCTGGAGCTGCTTCACCAGTCCTTCAAGGTCAAGAAGGAAGAgttcaaggacaaacagaaggAGACCATACTGGATAAG TACGGTGGTGAGGAGCACCTGAATGCCCCCCCCAGGGAGCTGCTCCTGGCCCAAACAGAGGACTACGTGGAGTACAGTCGTCACGGCGCCGTGTTGAAGGGACTGGAGAAGGCCGTGGCCCGCTCCAAGTACGAAGAGGATGTGCTCCTTCAGAACCACACG TGTATCTGGGGCTCCTACTGGAGAGATGGCTGCTGGGGCTTCAAGTGCTGCCACTCCATGGTCAAACAGAGTTACTGCACCGGAGAGGCTGGCATCAAAACCATG AGCTCCTCGGCCTGTGTTCCATTCGAGGAGGGATTAGcgcaggaggaggaagaggagcctAAGACACTGCTAGAGATGCACCGGGAGAAgctgaaggagaaagagaagaagaagaagaacaggAAGAAGAACAAGAAGAAGCACGGCTCAGACAGCAGCGACTCTGAAGATAAcgaggagaagaagaaagatAAGCTGAAGAAG GCCCTGGCGGCAGAGGATGAGCGTGTGAAGCAGGTGATGGAGATGATGAAAGTGGATGAGAGAAAAAGGAAATACAACAGCCTGCAGGAGATCAAGGAGCCCacggaggaggagatggaggccTTCAGGATGAAACGCTGCAGAGAAGATGACCCCATGGCCAAATTCCTGGGGTTGGGAGAGTGA